One Megamonas hypermegale genomic window carries:
- a CDS encoding Fic family protein produces the protein MEEKEGLYIPRRLIELKNHPIEGNFDLKHLCKINQYLFQDLPKLGGKYERFYKPGQYITELLPWKTWMKHRPIPGTSKISNIVYSNMDKIIINETQAFLKKNIDINKMKKMQVKTFVKKMTEIYSKLDYLHPFRDGNSRTIREFTRELALKAGFKMNWEKSNLNQHTRNELYIARDLAVNKIAHDRAFSMELKYDIEMYMKPFKDCKKLEEILAENIEKIKVRKQKIVMKFPDKDKSNNRNIGR, from the coding sequence ATGGAAGAAAAGGAAGGTTTATATATTCCAAGAAGATTAATTGAATTAAAAAACCATCCTATAGAAGGAAATTTTGATTTAAAACATTTATGTAAAATCAATCAATATCTTTTTCAAGATTTACCTAAGTTAGGCGGAAAATACGAGCGATTTTATAAACCTGGGCAATATATAACTGAATTATTGCCATGGAAAACATGGATGAAGCATCGTCCTATTCCAGGAACATCGAAAATTTCTAATATTGTTTATTCAAATATGGATAAAATAATTATAAATGAAACACAAGCTTTTTTGAAAAAGAATATTGATATTAATAAAATGAAAAAAATGCAAGTAAAAACATTTGTAAAAAAAATGACGGAAATCTATTCTAAATTAGATTATTTACATCCATTTAGAGATGGTAACAGTCGAACAATTAGAGAATTTACTCGTGAACTTGCTTTAAAAGCAGGATTTAAAATGAATTGGGAAAAATCCAATTTAAATCAGCATACAAGAAACGAATTATATATAGCTCGTGATTTAGCTGTTAATAAAATTGCCCATGATAGAGCTTTTAGTATGGAACTGAAATATGATATTGAAATGTACATGAAGCCGTTTAAAGATTGTAAAAAGTTAGAAGAAATTTTAGCCGAAAACATAGAAAAAATAAAAGTTCGCAAGCAGAAAATAGTGATGAAGTTTCCGGACAAGGATAAAAGTAATAATCGCAATATAGGACGCTGA
- a CDS encoding antitoxin VbhA family protein, translating to MISITERKRRYEDLAYAMGSCEMEGCIFTAEIRKLYERYANGELSLKELGDEIDKTLPKK from the coding sequence ATGATTAGTATAACAGAACGTAAACGCAGATATGAAGATCTTGCTTATGCAATGGGAAGTTGTGAAATGGAAGGTTGTATTTTTACTGCCGAAATTCGAAAACTTTATGAACGATATGCTAATGGAGAATTATCTTTGAAGGAACTTGGTGATGAAATAGACAAAACATTACCGAAAAAATAG